In Gammaproteobacteria bacterium, a single genomic region encodes these proteins:
- the fmt gene encoding methionyl-tRNA formyltransferase has product MVFAGTPAFAAVILQALLSAGVTVSAVYTQPDRPAGRGRKLTPSPVKQLAARHALPVHQPPSLKDSQAQQALAALHADLMVVAAYGLLLPPVVLAAPRLGCINVHASLLPRWRGAAPIQRAILAGDSETGISLMQMDAGLDTGPVLLRRSCPILPADTAASLHDRLAQLGAETLLAALPAIARGAITPQPQDDRQACHAPKIDKREAEIDWQEPAQALARKVRAFYPWPVAHTRWQGEPLRLLAVAALSQTVSALPGTVVQAGAAGIDVACGEGVLRITELQLPGGRPVCARDFLNAHVIHQARLGWRT; this is encoded by the coding sequence ATGGTGTTTGCCGGCACGCCGGCATTCGCAGCGGTGATATTGCAGGCCCTGCTCTCTGCCGGGGTGACGGTGAGCGCGGTCTATACCCAGCCTGATCGGCCCGCCGGGCGCGGCCGCAAGCTGACGCCAAGCCCGGTCAAGCAGCTTGCCGCTCGACACGCACTGCCCGTGCATCAGCCTCCCAGCCTGAAAGACAGCCAGGCACAGCAGGCCCTGGCTGCATTGCACGCCGACCTTATGGTGGTGGCGGCCTATGGCCTGCTGTTGCCGCCGGTGGTGCTGGCGGCGCCTCGGCTTGGCTGCATCAATGTGCATGCCTCACTGTTGCCGCGCTGGCGCGGTGCAGCGCCGATCCAGCGCGCCATTCTTGCCGGCGACAGCGAGACCGGTATCAGCCTGATGCAGATGGATGCGGGGCTCGATACCGGGCCGGTGCTGTTGCGGCGCAGTTGCCCGATTCTGCCTGCGGATACCGCCGCGAGCCTGCATGACCGCCTTGCGCAACTCGGCGCCGAGACCCTGCTGGCCGCACTGCCCGCCATCGCACGCGGTGCGATCACCCCTCAACCACAGGATGACAGACAGGCCTGCCATGCGCCGAAGATTGACAAGCGCGAGGCAGAGATCGATTGGCAGGAGCCCGCACAGGCGCTCGCGCGCAAGGTGCGGGCCTTTTACCCCTGGCCAGTGGCGCATACCCGCTGGCAGGGTGAGCCGCTGCGACTGCTGGCCGTTGCCGCGCTGTCGCAGACGGTGAGTGCGCTACCGGGTACGGTGGTGCAGGCTGGCGCGGCGGGTATCGACGTGGCCTGTGGTGAGGGTGTGCTGCGCATTACCGAACTGCAGCTGCCCGGCGGCCGGCCGGTGTGCGCACGCGATTTTCTCAATGCCCATGTGATACATCAGGCCAGGCTGGGCTGGCGGACATGA
- the def gene encoding peptide deformylase has product MALLNILHFPDPRLRNKARPVGRVDAAVRALVADMFETMYAAPGIGLAATQVNVAQRVLVLDISPEKNAPLCFINPEITHSSGVEEMEEGCLSVPDVFETVQRAERVTVRALDSAGKPFELEAEGLLAVCIQHEIDHLEGKLFVDYLSELKRTRLRKRMTKVRQYAL; this is encoded by the coding sequence ATGGCCTTACTTAATATACTGCATTTCCCCGACCCGCGCCTGCGCAACAAGGCGCGCCCGGTGGGGCGTGTCGATGCGGCTGTGCGTGCACTGGTCGCTGACATGTTTGAGACCATGTACGCTGCACCGGGCATCGGACTGGCGGCAACCCAGGTCAATGTGGCGCAACGGGTGCTGGTGCTGGACATCTCGCCCGAGAAGAATGCCCCGTTGTGCTTCATCAACCCCGAGATCACTCACAGCAGTGGCGTGGAGGAGATGGAAGAAGGCTGTCTGTCGGTGCCGGACGTGTTTGAAACCGTACAGCGTGCCGAGCGGGTGACGGTGCGTGCGCTGGATAGTGCCGGCAAGCCCTTTGAACTGGAGGCCGAGGGCCTGCTGGCGGTGTGTATTCAGCACGAGATTGACCATCTTGAGGGCAAACTGTTTGTGGATTATCTCTCGGAACTGAAGCGTACACGGTTACGCAAGCGTATGACAAAGGTGCGTCAGTACGCCCTGTGA
- a CDS encoding LysM domain-containing protein: MTGEDIMQVLASRKLRSTAYVFGVWLTLISATTANELALNANPPDHYTVVPGDTLWGVSERFLRDPWRWPEIWKGNPEIQNPHLIYPGDVVVLRYTDGAPELHLERGNGIGSTVKLSPEVRSSTIVHPIPTIPLDAIRQFLTQPRVVNREELENAPYVLAGADEHVITAAGDNVYVRGITQPDARHFMIYRLGSAYRDAPAGVASTADEDILGHEAVYIGEARLVRSGDPATLVILRSSSEVRRGDRLLPTDEQELEQVFQPHAPGADTEGRIIAVLNGVSRIGQGQIVVLNRGTQHGVETGHIFAVYQAGQTIQDPLSKVRNDPVTLPDERAGAVMVFRSFERVSYALVMQAKGPMHLYDTVKAP; the protein is encoded by the coding sequence ATGACAGGGGAGGACATCATGCAGGTACTGGCCAGTCGGAAATTACGCAGTACAGCGTATGTTTTTGGTGTGTGGCTTACGCTCATCTCCGCCACCACAGCAAACGAACTGGCGCTCAACGCCAATCCGCCCGATCACTACACGGTCGTGCCGGGCGACACCCTGTGGGGTGTGTCGGAACGCTTCCTGCGCGACCCCTGGCGTTGGCCGGAGATATGGAAGGGCAACCCTGAAATCCAAAACCCGCACCTTATATATCCGGGTGATGTCGTCGTGTTACGTTACACTGACGGCGCGCCCGAGTTGCATCTGGAGCGCGGCAACGGCATCGGCTCAACCGTCAAACTCTCGCCCGAAGTGCGCAGCAGTACCATCGTTCACCCCATACCAACCATTCCGCTAGACGCCATACGCCAGTTCCTCACCCAGCCACGCGTGGTGAACCGTGAGGAGCTGGAAAATGCACCGTACGTGCTTGCCGGTGCCGACGAACATGTGATCACGGCGGCGGGTGACAACGTTTATGTACGCGGCATCACGCAGCCCGATGCCCGGCACTTCATGATCTACCGGCTGGGCTCCGCCTATCGTGATGCCCCTGCGGGCGTCGCCTCCACCGCAGACGAAGACATTCTGGGCCATGAAGCCGTGTATATCGGCGAAGCCCGTCTCGTGCGTAGTGGCGACCCCGCCACACTTGTCATCCTGCGCTCCAGCAGCGAGGTCAGACGCGGCGACCGGCTGCTGCCTACCGACGAACAGGAGCTGGAACAGGTGTTCCAGCCGCATGCACCCGGCGCCGACACCGAAGGCCGCATCATCGCGGTTCTCAACGGCGTATCACGCATCGGCCAGGGGCAGATCGTGGTGCTCAACCGCGGCACCCAACACGGTGTTGAAACCGGCCACATCTTCGCCGTATATCAGGCGGGTCAGACCATACAGGATCCCCTCAGCAAAGTACGCAACGACCCTGTCACCCTGCCCGATGAGCGGGCTGGCGCTGTAATGGTATTTCGCAGCTTCGAGCGCGTGAGCTACGCCCTGGTGATGCAAGCCAAGGGGCCCATGCACCTCTATGACACGGTGAAAGCACCTTAA
- the dprA gene encoding DNA-processing protein DprA, producing MHDTAYWLALLHAPGVGPVTFLGLLQHYPEPRLLFETSTAQRAKLGLTRATLEYLSRPDWDSVERDLGWLEQPAHHALTLSDPAYPPLLREIADPPPILFVHGDPALLTRPQLAMVGSRNPTPGGSETAHAFACHLAQAGLVITSGLALGIDGASHRGALEGGGATLAVAGTGLDRVYPARHRTLAHAIVAAGALVSELPPGAPPLPEHFPRRNRIISGLSAGTLVVEAAANSGSLITARLAAEQGREVFAIPGSIHNPLARGCHALLKQGAKLVETAQDILEELGPLTGGFAPSAAGSTAPGNDQASFTVEQKALLNCLSFEPVAVDTIIRRSGLTPEVVSSILLTLELQGCVTSSAGGCYSRIGNKELT from the coding sequence TTGCACGACACTGCCTACTGGCTGGCCCTGTTGCACGCGCCCGGCGTCGGGCCCGTCACATTTCTCGGACTGTTGCAGCACTATCCCGAGCCTCGCCTCCTGTTTGAGACCAGCACCGCACAGCGCGCCAAGTTGGGCCTCACGCGCGCCACACTGGAGTATCTCAGTCGGCCGGACTGGGACAGCGTCGAACGCGACCTGGGCTGGCTGGAGCAGCCTGCGCACCATGCGCTCACCCTGAGCGACCCGGCCTACCCGCCACTGCTGCGCGAAATTGCCGATCCGCCGCCGATCCTGTTCGTGCACGGTGACCCGGCACTCCTCACCCGCCCCCAGCTGGCCATGGTCGGCAGCCGTAATCCGACCCCCGGCGGCAGCGAAACCGCCCACGCCTTCGCCTGCCACCTGGCGCAGGCTGGGCTGGTAATTACCAGCGGACTTGCGCTCGGCATCGATGGCGCCAGCCACCGGGGGGCGCTGGAGGGTGGTGGCGCCACCCTCGCCGTCGCCGGCACCGGCCTCGATCGCGTGTACCCCGCCCGACATCGCACGCTGGCCCATGCCATCGTCGCAGCTGGCGCGCTGGTCTCCGAACTGCCGCCGGGCGCGCCCCCGCTGCCGGAACACTTCCCGCGCCGCAACCGCATCATCAGCGGCCTGAGCGCCGGCACACTGGTGGTGGAGGCCGCCGCCAACAGCGGCTCACTGATCACCGCGCGGCTGGCCGCCGAGCAGGGACGCGAGGTATTCGCCATCCCCGGCTCAATTCACAACCCGCTGGCGCGCGGCTGCCATGCCCTGCTGAAACAGGGCGCCAAACTGGTTGAGACGGCGCAGGATATCCTGGAGGAGCTGGGGCCACTGACAGGCGGTTTTGCCCCATCCGCAGCCGGTTCAACGGCCCCAGGGAACGATCAGGCCTCATTCACGGTCGAACAAAAAGCCCTGCTCAACTGCCTAAGCTTCGAGCCGGTAGCGGTCGATACTATCATCAGGCGCAGCGGGTTGACGCCGGAGGTGGTTTCCTCCATTCTCTTGACCCTGGAGCTGCAAGGGTGCGTGACTTCGTCTGCGGGCGGATGCTACTCCCGGATTGGCAACAAGGAGCTTACATGA
- a CDS encoding DUF494 domain-containing protein, with translation MKENVLDVLMYLFESYLDEETDINPDQESLKLELMEAGFPHTEIDKALDWLEGLTQLQDQPVSHTTQVNPSLRIFTDQEISKLDVAGCGYLHLLQQSGVLDPIARELVIDRVMALGAEEISLDELKWVVLMVLFNRPGQEAAFAWMKNIVFDETAGNLH, from the coding sequence ATGAAAGAAAACGTACTGGATGTGCTGATGTACCTGTTCGAAAGCTATCTGGACGAAGAGACCGATATCAACCCGGATCAGGAATCACTCAAACTTGAACTGATGGAGGCAGGCTTCCCGCACACCGAAATAGACAAGGCGCTGGACTGGCTGGAAGGACTTACCCAGCTGCAGGATCAACCTGTGTCGCATACCACCCAGGTCAACCCGTCGCTGCGCATCTTCACCGACCAGGAGATATCAAAGCTTGATGTTGCAGGCTGCGGTTATCTGCATCTGTTGCAGCAGAGCGGTGTCCTCGACCCCATTGCGCGTGAGCTCGTCATCGACCGTGTCATGGCCCTCGGCGCGGAAGAAATCAGCCTCGACGAACTAAAATGGGTCGTACTCATGGTACTGTTCAATCGCCCTGGCCAGGAAGCCGCCTTCGCCTGGATGAAGAATATTGTGTTCGACGAAACGGCTGGCAATCTGCATTAG